In one Planctomycetota bacterium genomic region, the following are encoded:
- a CDS encoding penicillin acylase family protein: protein WKPVTIESFTIPVRGSDPVTRPAFYTHLGPVISTPDMASGTAYVGASPYFDQTGLYEQFDKMARARNVHEVNAALAMHQYNEQNVMCADVDGNISYVRNGATPIRPEGFDYKRPVDGTTSATAWKGIHPQEDLVKILNPRQGYMQNCNISPHNMMVDCELTPDRFPGHVYNATWDQNNPRGRRAIEVLHNDPLVTRDDAKAYALDVHDRLARAWQGELARAYAAAGDTAANDPVLRRAVEAVLAWDGEYTPESTATVLFKFWRLKCGAQCDVAPLARDGRLDDATRAKLIALFRETIDFLNTQYGRWDVPWGTVHVVGRNGRYFPCGGADYSTGDKEANFTETLFDVRSNQDPEDPKTYIANSGSMSVILMFFKDGKVESFTCTPWGQSGHPDSPHYVDQAEKLYGPRAMKPTWWDPAELAEHVESTRTFTNLP from the coding sequence GTGGAAGCCGGTGACGATCGAGTCGTTCACGATCCCCGTCCGCGGCAGCGACCCGGTCACGCGCCCCGCCTTCTACACCCACCTGGGCCCGGTGATCTCCACGCCCGACATGGCCAGCGGCACGGCGTATGTCGGCGCCTCCCCCTATTTCGACCAGACCGGCCTGTATGAACAGTTCGACAAAATGGCGCGGGCCCGCAACGTCCACGAGGTCAACGCGGCGCTGGCGATGCACCAGTACAACGAGCAAAACGTGATGTGTGCCGACGTCGACGGCAACATCTCCTACGTCCGCAACGGCGCCACGCCGATCCGCCCCGAGGGGTTCGACTACAAGCGCCCCGTCGACGGCACGACCAGCGCCACGGCCTGGAAGGGGATCCATCCGCAGGAGGATCTGGTCAAGATCCTCAACCCGCGCCAGGGCTACATGCAGAATTGCAACATCAGCCCGCACAACATGATGGTCGACTGCGAGCTGACGCCCGACCGGTTTCCCGGCCACGTCTACAACGCCACCTGGGATCAAAACAACCCGCGCGGCCGCCGCGCCATCGAGGTCCTCCACAACGACCCGCTCGTCACGCGCGACGACGCGAAGGCGTATGCCCTCGACGTCCACGACCGGCTCGCCCGCGCCTGGCAGGGGGAGCTCGCCCGCGCCTATGCCGCCGCCGGCGACACGGCCGCGAACGATCCGGTCCTGCGCCGTGCCGTCGAGGCGGTCCTCGCCTGGGACGGCGAATACACGCCCGAGTCGACGGCCACGGTGCTGTTCAAATTCTGGCGGTTGAAGTGCGGCGCCCAGTGCGACGTGGCCCCGCTCGCCCGCGACGGCCGGCTCGACGACGCCACGCGCGCGAAGCTCATCGCCCTGTTTCGCGAGACGATCGACTTCCTGAACACGCAGTACGGCCGGTGGGACGTGCCCTGGGGCACCGTCCATGTGGTCGGCCGCAACGGCCGGTATTTCCCCTGCGGCGGTGCCGACTATTCGACCGGCGACAAGGAAGCCAACTTCACCGAGACGCTGTTCGACGTCCGCAGCAACCAGGATCCGGAGGATCCCAAGACCTACATCGCCAACTCCGGCTCGATGTCGGTGATCCTGATGTTTTTCAAGGACGGCAAGGTCGAGTCGTTTACCTGCACCCCCTGGGGGCAGTCGGGCCATCCCGATTCCCCCCACTACGTCGACCAGGCCGAAAAGCTCTACGGCCCGCGCGCGATGAAGCCCACCTGGTGGGATCCCGCCGAGCTGGCCGAGCATGTCGAGAGCACCCGCACCTTTACAAACCTTCCCT